TTGATCCGATCGCTCACGTGCCTGCCCGCAGTATGCGCGATCGCACCCACCTTTCCGACTACCTCGCGGCCCTACGCGATCAGGCCCAGATTCGCCAAGTGCTGATCATCGGCGGCAGCCCCGATCGCCCCGTCGGCCCCTTCACCTCTACGCTAGATCTCCTCGAAACAGGTCTGTTCGATGGCCTGCGGGTGGGTATTGCTGGTCATCCCGAGGGTATGCCGGTATTGGGTGATGGGGAATGCGATCGCATCCTCGACCTCAAAAATCAGTACGCCCGCGATACCGGCACCGATATGTTTGTGATGACCCAGTGGTCGCTGGATGTGGCCAGCGTCCGTGCCTGGCTCGATCGCATTGAATCGTTCAATACGCTGCCGATTTACCTTGGCATTCCC
Above is a genomic segment from Leptolyngbya sp. CCY15150 containing:
- a CDS encoding methylenetetrahydrofolate reductase, giving the protein MQFSIEVTPKTDVSELPQAVREVSITYLPGADYRDVVAQAVKLRQLGFDPIAHVPARSMRDRTHLSDYLAALRDQAQIRQVLIIGGSPDRPVGPFTSTLDLLETGLFDGLRVGIAGHPEGMPVLGDGECDRILDLKNQYARDTGTDMFVMTQWSLDVASVRAWLDRIESFNTLPIYLGIPGPTSPATLLKFAKLCGVKASLLGLRHQSARLGQLLTVQTPDYLIDGLSDRIDHFHIYTFGGVQRSRDWLATHPSKTLTPV